The genomic interval GACGTTCGACCATTCCACGCCCCCATCCCTACCCCACCCGGTGCGCCGGTGAACCATTCCGCGTGTCGTTCCACACTTGACGATCGTCCAGAAAACAGCGCCCGGCGGGCCGAGTGTCCGCTCGTGACCCGCCGGGCTGTCTACTTCAACCGACCCTCACCCGTTCTGCGTCGTCCCCGGCTGGGTCCCCTGACCTTGCTGGGTTCCTTGGCCGGGCACGGTGCCCTGGCCCGTGCCTTGACCCGTGCCCTGACCGTTGCCCTGTCCCTGGAAACCGCGGCCGAAGCCGCCACCGCCCGGCCCACCGAACTGGTTCTGCTGGTTGCTCGTCCCGTCCCACGAATGCCCGACCGCCATCCCACCAAGGAATGCGAGCACGGCAAGCACAGAGCCCGCCCCAGCAAGAACCACGTTGCTCGGCCGCTTCCCACCCGCCCCAACCTGAGCGGGCTGAGTCGCGGGAGAGGGGGCGACCGCCCCGGGACCCGCCTGCTGCGCAGCATCCGGTTGCGGGGAGGAAGCGGCTTTGGCTGCTTGCCACTGGGCTTCTTGGGGTTGCGTCATCTTCATGCTCCTGTTCCGGTGGAGAGGTCGTACACGGTGGTGCTGCCAACGGTCTGGGCGGTGAAGTTCTCGCTGACCCAGGTGGCGATCTCGCTGGAGGTGCCGTCGCGGCCGCCCATCATCCCGCCGCCACCACTCCCGATGAAGTAGTGAACCTTGCCCTGGGCAACCAGCTGCTCGAACTCGGCCAGCGACGGCGCCGGGTCGGTCCCGTTGAACCCGCCGATCGCCATGATCGGCTCGCCGGACGCGATCTGCAGCGGTGAGGCTCCGTTCGCAGTCACCGCGGCGGCGGCCCAGGTGTACCCCTTCGCGCCGTTCTGCAGAAGCGTCACCAGCTCACTCGAGACCCCACTCGTCCCGCCACCACCAAGGAACCCGCCGACACCACCACCAGGCAGTCCACCTCCAGTAGTCGTCCCGCCAGTCCCGGGCTGACCCGTGGCCCCAGTTCCAGTCCCGGTCCCGGTCTGCCCAGGCGGCGTACCCATCCGTCCGCCGAAGCCACCGCCACCACGTCCACCGCCCATGCCACCCATCCCGCCAGGACCAGCGGTCGGAATCGCGCCGGCATGCGCCGTGCTGATCGTGTCGATCGAGTACGCTGTAGGCCCGGCCAGCGCGCTGAACGTCAGCACCGCCGCAGCTGCAATCCCGGCCCGTCGAGCCGCCGAACGATGCAGCTTCAGCTCGGGCAGAAGCAACACCAGCCCGGCCGCGAGCACACCGCTGATCAGCACCACCCAACGCAGCCACGGGTGCCAGGTCGGAGTCCCGTTCAGCAGCGCGAAGCTCCATCCGGCCGTCAGCAATGCTCCACCGGCAAGTGTTGCCCGCGGCAACCACTCCGCCCGGCGCCGCCACAGGATCGACATCGCGCCACCGATCACCGCACCGAAGGCCGGTGCCAGCGCGATCATGTAGTACGGGTGGATGATGCCCTGCATGTAGCTGAAGACCAGGCCGGTGACCACGAGCCACCCGCCCCACAGCAGCGCGAACGCGCGAGTCTTGTTCGTCCGCGGCGCCTTGCCCGCAGCAACGACCAGTACGACGGTTGCGAGCAGCGCAGCCGGCATCAGCCAGGAGATCTGCGACCCGAACTCACCACCGAACAGTCGCTGCAGCCCGGTCGCACCACCCCAGCCGGGGTTCCCGACGCCGCCGCCGACCGACCCGGACTCGTTCCCGCTCAACCGGCCGAGCCCGTTGTACCCGAGCGTCAGCTCCAGAATGCTGTTGTCCGACGACCCACCGACGTACGGCCGCGCCGACGCCGGCAGCAGCTCGACGATCGCAACCCACCAACCGGCGCTCACGATCAGCGAGACAGTCGCCAGCACCAGGTGCAGGAGCCGCTTCCCGAGCGCCGGCTTCCCGGCCACCAAGTACGCCAGCCCGAACGCCGGCAGGATCAGGAACGCCTGCAGCATCTTCGTGAGGAACCCGAACCCGACCAGCGCACCCGCGAGAATCATCCACCGCGCCGAGTACTTGACCGAGTCGATCGCCCGCATCACTGCCCACGCACCGGCGCACAGCAGCAGGATCAGCAGCGCATCCGGGTTGTTGAACCGGAACATCAGCACCGCGACCGGCGTCATCGCGAGAATCGCACCGGCCAGCAGACCGGCGTTCGCGGAGAACCACCGCCGCACCGACACGTACACGAAGCCGACGCTCGCGACGCCCATCAGGGCCTGGGGCACCAGCATGCTCCAGCTGTTGAAGCCGAAGATCCGCGCGGACAGCCCCATCACCCACAGCGAGCCCGGGGTCTTGTCCACGGTGATGAAGCTCGACGAGTCGAACGACCCGAAGAACCAGGCTTTCCAGCTCGTCGACCCGGCCTGTACGGCGGCGGCGTAGTACTCGTTGGCGTACCCGTTCTTGGACAGACCCCACAGGTACGCGATCGCGGTCAGCACCAGCAGACCGCCGTACAGGACCTTGTCCCGGCCGAGCGTGTACTGCGTGCTGATCGCGCGCGGCGGCCGTGTCGCCTCGACGGGATCGGTCAGCGTTGTCATTTCAGTTGCTCCGGGTCTGGTCGAGAACCGCTGGGGGTTCGAAGGCGGGCAAGGTAGGCGCGTCGTCGTCGAACACCCACGTCTGGAAGAGGCTGAACCGGACCACGGTGGCGGCCAGGTTCGCGATGGTGAGCACGGTGATCTCCACCGCTTGGTGCGGCGCGGCGATTGCCGTGTGCAACAGCCAGAGCGAGGCCGCGGTCAGGCTCCAGCCGATGCCAAAGGCAACCAAGCCACGCAGCTGGTGCCGCCAGCGGCCCTCGACTCCGCGGACACCGAAGGTGATCCGGCGGTTGAGCGTCGTGTTGCCGACGGCGGTGATCAGCAGCGACAGCAGGTTCGCCACCTGGGCCGGCATGCCCTGGCGCAGGACGAGATAGAGCAGCGCGTACGCCGCCGTGCTGAGCACGCCGACCGCGCAGAATCGCAGTACCCGGGCCGCCATCGCCGTCCGAGGATCGAGGATCCGTGGCCGCCCGTACTTCTGCCGGATCGGCTCAAGATCGACGCGGCTGCGCATCAGTCGAGCGATCCCCCGCAGATCCTCGCCGACCGTCTTCGCGATCGCGACCCGGGAGTCGAGGTCGTCGACCCAGTCCACCGGTACTTCGTGGATCCGCAGCCCAGCCTGCTCGGCGAGCACGAGCAGCTCGGTGTCGAAGAACCAGCTGGTGTCCTCGACCAGCGGCAGCAGCTCGTGCGCCACGTCGGCGCGGATCGCCTTGAATCCGCACTGCGCGTCGGAGAAGTGTGCGCTCAATGTTGCCCGCAGCAACAGATTGTACGAGCGTGAGATGAACTCCCGCTTCGGCCGCCGGACCACCCGGGAGCTCTTCGCCAACCGGGTGCCGATGGCAACATCACTGTGCCCGGCCAGCAGCGGCGCCACCAGCGGGAGCAGGGCGTTCAGATTGGTGGACAGGTCGACGTCCATGTACGCGAGCACCTCCGCGGTGCTCGCGGACCAGACCTGTTTCAGCGCACGGCCGCGACCGGACTGCTCGAGCCGGACGATCCGGACCCCGGGCAGCTCGCTCGCGAGCAGCATGCCGATCTCATATGTCGCGTCTGTGCTTCCGTTGTCCGCGATGCAGACCTCGGCCGGGAACGGGAAAGCGGTGTCGAGGAACTCCCGCAGCCGTCTGATGTTCGGTCCGAGGTCGTGTTCCTCGTTCTTGACGGGTACGACGATCTCGACCCGAGGATGACCTGGAATCTGCATGACACCGATGCTGTCCGGTCAACCTGTGCCAGCCCCTGTGTGTGGCTGGCAGTTTGCTGGCAGTTACCGAGTGCGACGCAACCAGAGCAGCCCGAGCACCGGCAGCACCACCGGCACGAACCCGTAGCCCTGGCCGAAGTGCGACCACACGGTCGCGTCCGGGAAGTCGTCCGGTGCGGCGTAGCTGAACGCGCCGATCGCGAGCACGCCGACCAGCTCGATCGCGATCGCCGCCGTGGCTACCTTGCGGGACACCTTGGTTGCCTTGGCCAACGCGAACGTCGCCGCGCAATAGATGACCGCGGCAACGGCCGACAGCAGGTAGGCGATCGGCGCGTCGGTGAACTTGGTCGCGATCTGTACGCCGGCCCGTGCGGTCGCGGCCAGCGCGAACACGCCGTACACCGCGATCAGGACTCGTCCGGGTCCGTGCTTGGTCGCTGCGGGATCGGTCATGTCAGGCCGTCCACACGTCGTACAGCCGGAGCTCGAGGATCGGGATCACCAGGCAGGCGACGGCCAGCACGCCCGCGCCCCAGCGGCTGCTCTCCGCCAGCGCCCAGAACGCCCCGATCGGCAGGATGATCAGCGAGCCGATCAGGTAGCCGATGAAGAACGGCCCGGACACGTCCCGGTCGGTGCCGCTCAGCTGCACGATGCCGATCACGAGCTGCACCAGGAGCCCGACCTCGATGACGCCGAGCGCGCCGAGCAATGTCCAGTTGATCCGCTTGTCGCGCGCCGCCAGTACGACGGCGAACACTGCCGCGGCCAGCGACAGCGCGACCAGGATCCAGGTGAGCGGTGCGAACACGGGTTAGAGGATGTCACCCGGCGTGTAGGCGGCGGCCTCCGGGTAGCGCTTCGCGAGGTCGTCGATCTTCGCGACGACCGCCCCGACCTGGGCGACGGCGGCTCCGGTGAAGGACAGGGGCTCACCGACGATCCCGACGATCTGCGCCTCGTCCAGCCCGAGCCGGCCGTCCGCACCGAGCCGGTGGAACAGGTCGTTCGCCGGCAGGCCCTTGCGCAGGTCGAGCGCGGTCGCGACCGCGTGCTCCTTGATCACCTCGTGCGCGGTCTCCCGGCCGACGCCGTTCTTCACCGCGGCCATCAGCACCTTGGTCGTGGTCAGGAACGGCAGGTACCGCTCGAGCTCGCGCGAGACGACCGCCGGGTACACCCCGAACTCGTCCAGCACGGTCAGGAACGTCTCGAACAACCCGTCCAGCGCGAAGAACGCGTCCGGCAGCGCGACCCGGCGTACGACGGAGCAGAAGACGTCGCCCTCGTTCCACTGGTTACCGGCCAGCTCGCCAGCCATCGAGGCGTACCCGCGGAGGATGACGGCGAGGCCGTTGACCCGCTCGCAGGACCGGGTGTTCATCTTGTGCGGCATCGCCGACGAGCCGACCTGGCCCTCCTTGAAGCCTTCGGTGACCAGCTCGTGCCCTGCCATCAGCCGGATCGTCGTCGCCAGGCTGGACGGCCCGGCCGCCAGCTGCACCAGTGCAGAAACGACTTCGTAGTCGAGCGACCGGGGATACACCTGGCCGACGCTCGTCAGGGTGTGGCTGAACCCGAGGTGCTGGGCGATGTCGTGCTCCAGCTTGTCGAGCTTGGCGGGGTCACCGCCGAACAGGTCGAGCATGTCCTGTGACGTCCCGACCGGGCCCTTGATGCCGCGCAGCGGATACCGCTCGATCAGCTCCTCGATCCGCGCGATCGCGACCAGCAGCTCGTCCGCGGCCGACGCGAACCGCTTGCCCAGCGTGGTCGCCTGCGCGGCGACATTGTGGGAGCGGCCGGTCAGCACCAGCGACGCGTGCTCGGCCGCCTTCTGCCCGAGCTGTACGGCGGTTGCCACCGCGCGGTTGCGGACCAGCTCGAGACCGGCGCGGATCTGGAGTTGCTCGACGTTCTCGGTCAGGTCACGACTCGTCATCCCCTTGTGGATGTGTTCGTGCCCGGCGAGCGCGCTGAACTCCTCGATCCGCGCCTTCACGTCGTGCCGCGTGACCCGCTCGCGGGCCGCGATCGACGCCAGGTCGACCTGGTCGATGACCCGCTCGTAGTCCTCGACGACCCCGTCCGGAACCGTGACCCCGAGCTCGCTCTGGGCCTTGAGCACCGCGACCCAGAGCTTCCGCTCGAGCACGATCTTGTGCTCCGGTGACCACAGCTCCGCCATCGACAGACTGGCGTAGCGCGCGGCGAGAACGTTGGGGATCAGGGGCTTGGTCACGAGCCCCATTCTCCCAGACGGCTACTACCCGACCGTCACCAGACCACAGAGCTTGGCGCCGGACAGGGTGCACAGCTGGTAGGAACCGGCGGCGAGGCCCTTCGGCATGGCCAGCGTGTACGGCCCGGCGCTGGTGTACTGCGGGATCGCGATCCCGACCTCACCCGGGTTCACCTTCATCGAGTACGGCGTGGTGGCGTCGCCCGGCACCTTGGCGACCAGGGTGTAGAGCGCCACGTCCGGCTTGGCCGCCGACGCGAGCGTGAAGGTCACGTTGCGGACAGCCTTGTCCGGGAACGACGCGACGACCTGGCCACCGGCGACCAGCGCCTTCGCCGAGGTGAGCGTCAGCGGACCGGCCTTCTCGACCGGCGCCGGGTTCGGCTGGACCGATACCTCGGGCGGTGCGACCGCGTTCGTCGGGACCGGGCTGTCGGCCACGGGCACGTTGTTGCTCGCCGGCCGCAGCGTGGGGACGACCGCGACGGCGCCGACCACGACAGCCGCACCGAGCACGGTCAGACCGGCGGTCAGGCGGCGCTTGCGGGAACGGGCCGCGGTCAGGACGGAGTCGAAGTCACCGGCGGACTCGGCGGCCTTGCGGTCCGCCAGGGCCTGCAGATCTTCCTGCAGATCAGGCATGGTCGTCACTCCTCAACAGCAATGAATCGGACAGGGAGTCCCGGGCGCGGGAGAGGCGCGACTTGACCGTGCCTTCCGCGATCCCGAGCGTGTCCGCCACCTGAGCCACGCTCAGGTCACAGACGTAATGGAGGACGACGACCTGCCGGGTCGGCATCGGCAGGCCGGCGAGAGCCTGCTCGAGGTCACCGGCGTACCTGTCGGCGGGGTCCGGGACATGATCCGCCGGCAGCCGGTGGAACAGTTGCGTGAACCGGTTGCCGTCGCGGTGCCGGTTCGCGGCCAGCCGCACGGCGACCAGGCGCACCCAGGCCTCCGGAGAGTCGTACCGCGAGACCTTCTGCCAGCGGGGCACCAGCCGGACGAACGCCTCTTGGACGATGTCTTCCGCCTCGGCCCGTGACCCGGTCAGCAGCGAGATCACCCCGACCAGCCGTGGCTGGTGTGCGCGGTAGAACTCCCGCAGCCCCTCCGTCTCCATACCTGCCTACACCCCCGACCCATCGATCCGGTTCCATCGGACGACTGACCCTATCGAAGGTCACTCTGAGTACATGGACAGTCTGACACCGTACGAGGTCGCCTGGCTGGTCGGCGGCGCAGAGCGAGCCGCTGTCGTTACCTTCGTGGCCTTGGCCACCGACGGCCGGCTGGATATCGCCTACAAGCGGCAGCGGGTCAAGGTGGCCCGCGCCGAGTCGGTCTACCCGATCGAAGCCGCCGCCCTGGCCGTGGTTCCGGAGACCGGGCTCGGCGTCGGCGATTTCCTCGCACAGGTCGCGGCCACCCCGGAGGTCGCGGACCTCGACAGAGCCGTCCGCGCCAAGGGTCAGCTCCGGTTCCTCCGGTGGTTCAGCCCGACGTACCGCGGGCTCGCCGAGCACCCCGGCACCGGGGTACGACGGGTCGCGGTGCTCGGCGTACCGGGAATCGAGGACGAGCAGCTCCGCAACCTCTTGGAGCACCCGCTGCCAGGCGTGCCGAAGATCGACCCGCTCACCCCGGTGCGGGACAACACTTTCGACGGGTCGATCGGCCCGTCGAACGGCACCTGGACCGCCGGGTAGGTCAGACGGTGATCTCGCCGCGCTCGGCCTTGAGGGCGATGTCGGTACGGTGCTGCGAGCCCTTGATCCGGATCTGACCGACCGCGGCGTACGCGCGCTGGCGGGCCTCGGCGAGGTCCTTGCCGACGGCGCTGACCGCGAGCACGCGTCCCCCGGACGTCACGAGCTCCTCGTCCTCGAGCGCGGTACCTGCGTGGAAGACGCGGACGTGATCGCTCTCGGCCTGGTCGACGCCCGCGATCGGGTCGCCCTTGCGCGGGCTGGCCGGGTACTTCTTCGCGGCGACCACCACGGCGACCGAGGCGGCGTCGCGCCAGCTCAGGTCGCCCTGGTCGGCAAGCTTGCCGGTGGCGGCGGCGAGCAGCAGACCGCCGAGCGGGGTCTTCAGCATCGGCAGCAGCGCCTGCGTTTCCGGGTCGCCGAAGCGGCAGTTGAACTCGATCACCCGGACACCACGGGACGTCAGCGCGAGACCGGCGTACAGCAGGCCGCTGAACGGCGTACCGCGGTGGCGGAGCTCGTCGATCGTCGGCTGCAGGACCTTCTCGGTGATCTCGTCGACCAGGTCGTCCGGTGCCCACGGCAACGGTGTGTACGCGCCCATGCCGCCGGTGTTGGGACCTTCGTCGTTGTCGGCGAGACGCTTGAAGTCCTGCGCCGGCTGCATCGGCAGCACGGTGGTGCCGTCGGTGATCGCGAACAGCGAGACCTCGGGCCCGTCCAGGAACTCCTCGATCAGCACCTGCTCGCACTCGGCCGCGTGCGCGAGCGCCGCCTCGCGGTCCGACGTGACGACGACTCCCTTACCCGCGGCGAGCCCGTCGTCCTTCACGACGTACGGCGGCCCGAACGCGTCGATCGCGGTCGCGGCCTCCTCGGGCGTCGTGCACACGTACGCGCGACCGGTCGGCACGCTCGCCGCGGCCATCACGTCCTTCGCGAACGCCTTCGAACCCTCGATCTGCGCGGCTTCGCGGGACGGACCGAACACCGGGATCCCGGCGTCCCGCAACGGGTCGGCCAGGCCGGCGACCAGCGGCGCCTCCGGGCCGACCACGACCAGATCCGCCTCCAGCTCCTGCGCCAGCGCGACGACCGCGTCGTGGTCCGAGATGTCCACCGAACGGCAAACGATCGTTTGCCCGTCGTACGCCGGACGCAACACGGCGATGCCAGGGTTGCCCGGGGCCGCTACGACCTGCTCGACCTCAGGGTCCTGGGCCAGCGCCCAGGCCAGTGCATGTTCGCGGCCACCGGAGCCGATCACCAAGACCTTCACGGGCGATCAGCCTAGCGTGCTCTGGCCCCGGCGGCCCTCGGCGGTGTAAGACTGCGCATTTACTGGAGGTGAGCGATTGACTACAACAACAGCACCGGCGCGCTCCAGCCGCCGCCCCACCGCCGCCTCGTTGCTGTCCTGGCTGCTGCTCCTGCCGTGCCTGGTGGTGTTCGCGCTGTTCATCGTCTGGCCGCTCGGGAAGTCGGTCTCGCTGTCCCTGCACGGCTCTGACCTCTTCGGCCGTCCGGACGCGTACGTCGGGCTGCAGCACTACCGCGACATGCTCGGATCGTCCGACTTCCGGCACATCCTCGGCGTCACGTTCATGTTCGTGCTGCTCACCGTGATCCCGGGCGTGCTCGGTGCGCTGATCGTCGTCCTGCTGCTCGAGCAGCACATCAAGGGCATCCGGATCTTCCGGACCGCGTTCGCGCTGCCGTTCGCGTTCTCGGTCGCCAGCGCGTCGGTCATCTTCGCCACCATCTACAACCCGGCGATCGGTCTGGCCAACGGTCTGCTCGGCCACTTCGGCGTCGACCGGATCGGCTGGCTGACCGACCCGTCCTGGGCGTTGATCAGCGTCGCGATCACCACGGTCTGGATGAGCATCGGGTACAACGTGCTGGTCCTGTCCGCGGGCATCGGCGCGATCCCGACCGAGATCAACGAGGCCGCCACGCTGGACGGCGCCGGCGGGTTCCGCGCATCGCGGTACATCACGATCCCACTGCTCGGGCCGCAACTGTTCTTCCTGATCGTGATCTCCACGATCCAGTCCCTGCAGGGCTTCGGTCAGATCAAGATCCTCACTCCCGAGGGCGGGCCGGAGCAGTCCACGAAGACGCTCGTCTACTCGATCTACCACACCGCCTTCGCGAACAACGCCAGCGACTTCGGCGCCGCGTCGGCCCAGGCGATCGTGCTGCTGGTGATCCTGCTGATCTGCACGGCGATCCAGTTCGGCGTCCTGGAGAGGCGGGTGCACTACAAGTGAGACCAGGCCGCATCATCACGTACGCCGTTCTGATCCTGGCCGCGATCGCGGTGATCTTCCCGGTGTACTACGTCGTCGCCGGATCGATCATGTCGCCCGGGCAGATCTCGTCGTACCCGCCGGATCTCTTCCCGCACGGGCTCTTCACCGGCAACTACAAGGGCACCGCGTCGTCGGGTACGCCGATCGGGCAGCAGTACCTGAACTCGATCCTGCAGACGTCGATCATCACGCTGTCGCAGCTGATCACCAGCGTGCTCGCGGCGTACGCGTTCGTCTTCATGAAGATGTGGGGACGGGCGGCGCTGTTCGGTCTGTTCCTGGCCACGCTGATGGTGCCGTGGGAGTCGATCGTGCTGCCGAACTACCTCACCATCACCAGCTGGTCGCTCGGCGGCGAACGGCTGACCGCGTCGTACGCCGGGACGATGATCGCGCTGGTGCTGCCGTTCCTGGCCAACGCGTTCGGGGTGTTCCTGCTCCGGCAGTCGTTCCTGCAGTTCCCGCTGGAACTGCGGGACGCGGCCAC from Kribbella sp. NBC_00709 carries:
- a CDS encoding glycosyltransferase family 39 protein, whose protein sequence is MTTLTDPVEATRPPRAISTQYTLGRDKVLYGGLLVLTAIAYLWGLSKNGYANEYYAAAVQAGSTSWKAWFFGSFDSSSFITVDKTPGSLWVMGLSARIFGFNSWSMLVPQALMGVASVGFVYVSVRRWFSANAGLLAGAILAMTPVAVLMFRFNNPDALLILLLCAGAWAVMRAIDSVKYSARWMILAGALVGFGFLTKMLQAFLILPAFGLAYLVAGKPALGKRLLHLVLATVSLIVSAGWWVAIVELLPASARPYVGGSSDNSILELTLGYNGLGRLSGNESGSVGGGVGNPGWGGATGLQRLFGGEFGSQISWLMPAALLATVVLVVAAGKAPRTNKTRAFALLWGGWLVVTGLVFSYMQGIIHPYYMIALAPAFGAVIGGAMSILWRRRAEWLPRATLAGGALLTAGWSFALLNGTPTWHPWLRWVVLISGVLAAGLVLLLPELKLHRSAARRAGIAAAAVLTFSALAGPTAYSIDTISTAHAGAIPTAGPGGMGGMGGGRGGGGFGGRMGTPPGQTGTGTGTGATGQPGTGGTTTGGGLPGGGVGGFLGGGGTSGVSSELVTLLQNGAKGYTWAAAAVTANGASPLQIASGEPIMAIGGFNGTDPAPSLAEFEQLVAQGKVHYFIGSGGGGMMGGRDGTSSEIATWVSENFTAQTVGSTTVYDLSTGTGA
- a CDS encoding carbohydrate ABC transporter permease produces the protein MTTTTAPARSSRRPTAASLLSWLLLLPCLVVFALFIVWPLGKSVSLSLHGSDLFGRPDAYVGLQHYRDMLGSSDFRHILGVTFMFVLLTVIPGVLGALIVVLLLEQHIKGIRIFRTAFALPFAFSVASASVIFATIYNPAIGLANGLLGHFGVDRIGWLTDPSWALISVAITTVWMSIGYNVLVLSAGIGAIPTEINEAATLDGAGGFRASRYITIPLLGPQLFFLIVISTIQSLQGFGQIKILTPEGGPEQSTKTLVYSIYHTAFANNASDFGAASAQAIVLLVILLICTAIQFGVLERRVHYK
- the purB gene encoding adenylosuccinate lyase; this translates as MTKPLIPNVLAARYASLSMAELWSPEHKIVLERKLWVAVLKAQSELGVTVPDGVVEDYERVIDQVDLASIAARERVTRHDVKARIEEFSALAGHEHIHKGMTSRDLTENVEQLQIRAGLELVRNRAVATAVQLGQKAAEHASLVLTGRSHNVAAQATTLGKRFASAADELLVAIARIEELIERYPLRGIKGPVGTSQDMLDLFGGDPAKLDKLEHDIAQHLGFSHTLTSVGQVYPRSLDYEVVSALVQLAAGPSSLATTIRLMAGHELVTEGFKEGQVGSSAMPHKMNTRSCERVNGLAVILRGYASMAGELAGNQWNEGDVFCSVVRRVALPDAFFALDGLFETFLTVLDEFGVYPAVVSRELERYLPFLTTTKVLMAAVKNGVGRETAHEVIKEHAVATALDLRKGLPANDLFHRLGADGRLGLDEAQIVGIVGEPLSFTGAAVAQVGAVVAKIDDLAKRYPEAAAYTPGDIL
- a CDS encoding bifunctional glycosyltransferase family 2/GtrA family protein, with product MQIPGHPRVEIVVPVKNEEHDLGPNIRRLREFLDTAFPFPAEVCIADNGSTDATYEIGMLLASELPGVRIVRLEQSGRGRALKQVWSASTAEVLAYMDVDLSTNLNALLPLVAPLLAGHSDVAIGTRLAKSSRVVRRPKREFISRSYNLLLRATLSAHFSDAQCGFKAIRADVAHELLPLVEDTSWFFDTELLVLAEQAGLRIHEVPVDWVDDLDSRVAIAKTVGEDLRGIARLMRSRVDLEPIRQKYGRPRILDPRTAMAARVLRFCAVGVLSTAAYALLYLVLRQGMPAQVANLLSLLITAVGNTTLNRRITFGVRGVEGRWRHQLRGLVAFGIGWSLTAASLWLLHTAIAAPHQAVEITVLTIANLAATVVRFSLFQTWVFDDDAPTLPAFEPPAVLDQTRSN
- a CDS encoding carbohydrate ABC transporter permease, with the translated sequence MRPGRIITYAVLILAAIAVIFPVYYVVAGSIMSPGQISSYPPDLFPHGLFTGNYKGTASSGTPIGQQYLNSILQTSIITLSQLITSVLAAYAFVFMKMWGRAALFGLFLATLMVPWESIVLPNYLTITSWSLGGERLTASYAGTMIALVLPFLANAFGVFLLRQSFLQFPLELRDAATIDGAGHWRFLRRILLPLNKPALTAVGLYVFLSAWNQFFWPLLIGDSASRRTFQIGISQLNDAEAADPGLILAGVTLSILPTLAIVVFGQRFIVRGLTAGAIR
- a CDS encoding TIGR04222 domain-containing membrane protein, translated to MDSLTPYEVAWLVGGAERAAVVTFVALATDGRLDIAYKRQRVKVARAESVYPIEAAALAVVPETGLGVGDFLAQVAATPEVADLDRAVRAKGQLRFLRWFSPTYRGLAEHPGTGVRRVAVLGVPGIEDEQLRNLLEHPLPGVPKIDPLTPVRDNTFDGSIGPSNGTWTAG
- the purD gene encoding phosphoribosylamine--glycine ligase, which codes for MKVLVIGSGGREHALAWALAQDPEVEQVVAAPGNPGIAVLRPAYDGQTIVCRSVDISDHDAVVALAQELEADLVVVGPEAPLVAGLADPLRDAGIPVFGPSREAAQIEGSKAFAKDVMAAASVPTGRAYVCTTPEEAATAIDAFGPPYVVKDDGLAAGKGVVVTSDREAALAHAAECEQVLIEEFLDGPEVSLFAITDGTTVLPMQPAQDFKRLADNDEGPNTGGMGAYTPLPWAPDDLVDEITEKVLQPTIDELRHRGTPFSGLLYAGLALTSRGVRVIEFNCRFGDPETQALLPMLKTPLGGLLLAAATGKLADQGDLSWRDAASVAVVVAAKKYPASPRKGDPIAGVDQAESDHVRVFHAGTALEDEELVTSGGRVLAVSAVGKDLAEARQRAYAAVGQIRIKGSQHRTDIALKAERGEITV
- a CDS encoding SigE family RNA polymerase sigma factor, producing METEGLREFYRAHQPRLVGVISLLTGSRAEAEDIVQEAFVRLVPRWQKVSRYDSPEAWVRLVAVRLAANRHRDGNRFTQLFHRLPADHVPDPADRYAGDLEQALAGLPMPTRQVVVLHYVCDLSVAQVADTLGIAEGTVKSRLSRARDSLSDSLLLRSDDHA